A genome region from Hevea brasiliensis isolate MT/VB/25A 57/8 chromosome 9, ASM3005281v1, whole genome shotgun sequence includes the following:
- the LOC110653321 gene encoding protein DGS1, mitochondrial isoform X3 produces the protein MEMRWKWRVVKESSVVYDVLEDIMEHIFVKLHSVEKNLQFWQSRAEGSNYRKLYFMIFERGPRAFVDGTVQLVQQCVVEGPSMQHLCQSASAYISERLAVLTTLRRVLATLLAEVYMEVDRCGKELVKDPEKSFPSLLVTINGLFSNLEASIGHLHAIRRTNSSVDGSYSFPLLFERLPEVNQEGSQWTECEIADAINLVNKNIQKLDSYLSLIVAKHQKPKKVTQYWIRYTCGAVGLSVCSMWLLRHSRLMGSPDIDNWICEAKDSAISFFNEHVEQPLLLIRDDLFETFRKRHKGVMEIEELQLTANSLHRMLMAFSEQTKGQKFPENASDQEMLEIVMARYEKELVNPIQNLLSGELARALLIQVQKLKLDIETAMLELDQILKANEINFAILAALPAFFLSLMLLMLVRAWFKQDTKAVGRGRIARCQRRLLLVEVEKRILQYQSFVDQGLEKESQCMFGLVLYSLDCLFHAVKRHAKETGEWQCLRQDIIDLGQPSLQTTYKLVVTSRMARVYECLLPSLKQP, from the exons ATGGAGATGAGATGGAAATGGAG GGTTGTGAAAGAGTCATCTGTAGTGTATGATGTTTTGGAGGACATAATGGAGCACATCTTTGTAAAATTGCATAGTGTAGAAAAGAATTTGCAATTTTGGCAATCTAGAGCAGAG GGATCTAATTATCGGAAATTATACTTTATGATCTTTGAGAGAGGGCCTCGAGCTTTCGTTGACGGAACAGTTCAGTTGGTGCAACAATGCGTTGTTGAGGGTCCTTCAATGCAGCATCTATGCCAATCTGCATCTGCTTATATATCTGAGAGGCTGGCTGTTTTAACCACATTAAGGCGCGTGCTTGCTACATTATTGGCTGAG GTTTACATGGAAGTTGATAGATGTGGAAAAGAGTTAGTGAAGGATCCAGAAAAGTCATTCCCCTCATTGCTAGTTACTATTAATGGTTTATTTTCAAATTTGGAGGCATCAATTGGTCATCTACATGCAATACGCAGG ACTAATTCTTCTGTTGATGGAAGCTATTCATTCCCTCTACTGTTTGAGAGACTACCAGAAGTTAATCAAGAAGGCTCTCAGTGGACTGAATGTGAAATTGCAGATGCCATCAACTTGGTTAATAAAAATATTCAGAAATTGGACTCCTACTTATCTCTTATA GTTGCCAAACACCAAAAGCCAAAGAAAGTAACACAGTACTGGATTCGTTATACATGTGGTGCAGTTGGCCTATCTGTTTGTTCTATGTGGCTCCTGAGGCATAGTCGTTTGATGGGAAGTCCCGATATTGACAATTGGATTTGTGAAGCAAAGGACTCAGCCATTAGCTTCTTTAATGAACATGTGGAGCAACCG CTTCTGTTGATCAGAGATGACCTTTTTGAGACATTCAGGAAGAGACACAAAGGGGTAATGGAGATAGAAGAATTGCAGCTGACTGCAAATTCTTTGCACAG AATGTTAATGGCTTTTAGCGAGCAGACAAAAGGACAAAAGTTTCCCGAGAATGCATCAGATCAGGAAATGCTCGAAATAGTTATGGCAAG GTATGAGAAGGAACTtgtgaatcctattcaaaatcttCTGAGTGGGGAGCTTGCTCGTGCTTTGCTAATCCAG GTTCAGAAGCTAAAACTGGACATTGAGAC GGCAATGCTTGAACTCGATCAGATTCTCAAGGCTAATGAAATCAACTTTGCTATTTTAGCTGCCTTGCCAGCATTTTTTCTCTCTCTTATGCTGCTAATGTTAGTACGTGCATGGTTTAAACAG GATACTAAAGCAGTAGGAAGGGGGAGAATTGCTCGGTGCCAAAGGAGGCTACTCTTAGTGGAAGTTGAAAAAAGGATTTTGCAGTACCAATCATTTGTTGACCAAGGACTG GAAAAAGAGTCGCAATGCATGTTCGGATTGGTGTTATACAGTTTGGATTGCCTGTTTCATGCTGTTAAGAGGCATGCAAAAGAAACTGGTGAATGGCAATG
- the LOC110653321 gene encoding protein DGS1, mitochondrial isoform X2 has product MEVHPSQDEPTGVKTIVSFYSNYLWNRFSTFLPSSDSKFLGQISNLFRQTARVSSSRRRHYIHLPLPSYTPESSLVVKESSVVYDVLEDIMEHIFVKLHSVEKNLQFWQSRAEGSNYRKLYFMIFERGPRAFVDGTVQLVQQCVVEGPSMQHLCQSASAYISERLAVLTTLRRVLATLLAEVYMEVDRCGKELVKDPEKSFPSLLVTINGLFSNLEASIGHLHAIRRTNSSVDGSYSFPLLFERLPEVNQEGSQWTECEIADAINLVNKNIQKLDSYLSLIVAKHQKPKKVTQYWIRYTCGAVGLSVCSMWLLRHSRLMGSPDIDNWICEAKDSAISFFNEHVEQPLLLIRDDLFETFRKRHKGVMEIEELQLTANSLHRMLMAFSEQTKGQKFPENASDQEMLEIVMARYEKELVNPIQNLLSGELARALLIQVQKLKLDIETAMLELDQILKANEINFAILAALPAFFLSLMLLMLVRAWFKQDTKAVGRGRIARCQRRLLLVEVEKRILQYQSFVDQGLEKESQCMFGLVLYSLDCLFHAVKRHAKETGEWQCLPVLCQTV; this is encoded by the exons ATGGAGGTCCATCCTTCCCAAGACGAGCCCACTGGGGTCAAAACCATTGTCTCATTCTACTCCAATTATCTATGGAACCGATTCTCCACTTTCCTTCCCTCCTCCGACTCAAAATTTCTCGGGCAAATCTCCAATCTCTTCCGTCAAACAGCCCGCGTCTCTTCTTCCAGACGCAGGCATTACATCCATCTCCCCTTGCCCTCCTACACTCCTGAATCTTCTCT GGTTGTGAAAGAGTCATCTGTAGTGTATGATGTTTTGGAGGACATAATGGAGCACATCTTTGTAAAATTGCATAGTGTAGAAAAGAATTTGCAATTTTGGCAATCTAGAGCAGAG GGATCTAATTATCGGAAATTATACTTTATGATCTTTGAGAGAGGGCCTCGAGCTTTCGTTGACGGAACAGTTCAGTTGGTGCAACAATGCGTTGTTGAGGGTCCTTCAATGCAGCATCTATGCCAATCTGCATCTGCTTATATATCTGAGAGGCTGGCTGTTTTAACCACATTAAGGCGCGTGCTTGCTACATTATTGGCTGAG GTTTACATGGAAGTTGATAGATGTGGAAAAGAGTTAGTGAAGGATCCAGAAAAGTCATTCCCCTCATTGCTAGTTACTATTAATGGTTTATTTTCAAATTTGGAGGCATCAATTGGTCATCTACATGCAATACGCAGG ACTAATTCTTCTGTTGATGGAAGCTATTCATTCCCTCTACTGTTTGAGAGACTACCAGAAGTTAATCAAGAAGGCTCTCAGTGGACTGAATGTGAAATTGCAGATGCCATCAACTTGGTTAATAAAAATATTCAGAAATTGGACTCCTACTTATCTCTTATA GTTGCCAAACACCAAAAGCCAAAGAAAGTAACACAGTACTGGATTCGTTATACATGTGGTGCAGTTGGCCTATCTGTTTGTTCTATGTGGCTCCTGAGGCATAGTCGTTTGATGGGAAGTCCCGATATTGACAATTGGATTTGTGAAGCAAAGGACTCAGCCATTAGCTTCTTTAATGAACATGTGGAGCAACCG CTTCTGTTGATCAGAGATGACCTTTTTGAGACATTCAGGAAGAGACACAAAGGGGTAATGGAGATAGAAGAATTGCAGCTGACTGCAAATTCTTTGCACAG AATGTTAATGGCTTTTAGCGAGCAGACAAAAGGACAAAAGTTTCCCGAGAATGCATCAGATCAGGAAATGCTCGAAATAGTTATGGCAAG GTATGAGAAGGAACTtgtgaatcctattcaaaatcttCTGAGTGGGGAGCTTGCTCGTGCTTTGCTAATCCAG GTTCAGAAGCTAAAACTGGACATTGAGAC GGCAATGCTTGAACTCGATCAGATTCTCAAGGCTAATGAAATCAACTTTGCTATTTTAGCTGCCTTGCCAGCATTTTTTCTCTCTCTTATGCTGCTAATGTTAGTACGTGCATGGTTTAAACAG GATACTAAAGCAGTAGGAAGGGGGAGAATTGCTCGGTGCCAAAGGAGGCTACTCTTAGTGGAAGTTGAAAAAAGGATTTTGCAGTACCAATCATTTGTTGACCAAGGACTG GAAAAAGAGTCGCAATGCATGTTCGGATTGGTGTTATACAGTTTGGATTGCCTGTTTCATGCTGTTAAGAGGCATGCAAAAGAAACTGGTGAATGGCAATG
- the LOC110653321 gene encoding protein DGS1, mitochondrial isoform X1 — protein MEVHPSQDEPTGVKTIVSFYSNYLWNRFSTFLPSSDSKFLGQISNLFRQTARVSSSRRRHYIHLPLPSYTPESSLVVKESSVVYDVLEDIMEHIFVKLHSVEKNLQFWQSRAEGSNYRKLYFMIFERGPRAFVDGTVQLVQQCVVEGPSMQHLCQSASAYISERLAVLTTLRRVLATLLAEVYMEVDRCGKELVKDPEKSFPSLLVTINGLFSNLEASIGHLHAIRRTNSSVDGSYSFPLLFERLPEVNQEGSQWTECEIADAINLVNKNIQKLDSYLSLIVAKHQKPKKVTQYWIRYTCGAVGLSVCSMWLLRHSRLMGSPDIDNWICEAKDSAISFFNEHVEQPLLLIRDDLFETFRKRHKGVMEIEELQLTANSLHRMLMAFSEQTKGQKFPENASDQEMLEIVMARYEKELVNPIQNLLSGELARALLIQVQKLKLDIETAMLELDQILKANEINFAILAALPAFFLSLMLLMLVRAWFKQDTKAVGRGRIARCQRRLLLVEVEKRILQYQSFVDQGLEKESQCMFGLVLYSLDCLFHAVKRHAKETGEWQCLRQDIIDLGQPSLQTTYKLVVTSRMARVYECLLPSLKQP, from the exons ATGGAGGTCCATCCTTCCCAAGACGAGCCCACTGGGGTCAAAACCATTGTCTCATTCTACTCCAATTATCTATGGAACCGATTCTCCACTTTCCTTCCCTCCTCCGACTCAAAATTTCTCGGGCAAATCTCCAATCTCTTCCGTCAAACAGCCCGCGTCTCTTCTTCCAGACGCAGGCATTACATCCATCTCCCCTTGCCCTCCTACACTCCTGAATCTTCTCT GGTTGTGAAAGAGTCATCTGTAGTGTATGATGTTTTGGAGGACATAATGGAGCACATCTTTGTAAAATTGCATAGTGTAGAAAAGAATTTGCAATTTTGGCAATCTAGAGCAGAG GGATCTAATTATCGGAAATTATACTTTATGATCTTTGAGAGAGGGCCTCGAGCTTTCGTTGACGGAACAGTTCAGTTGGTGCAACAATGCGTTGTTGAGGGTCCTTCAATGCAGCATCTATGCCAATCTGCATCTGCTTATATATCTGAGAGGCTGGCTGTTTTAACCACATTAAGGCGCGTGCTTGCTACATTATTGGCTGAG GTTTACATGGAAGTTGATAGATGTGGAAAAGAGTTAGTGAAGGATCCAGAAAAGTCATTCCCCTCATTGCTAGTTACTATTAATGGTTTATTTTCAAATTTGGAGGCATCAATTGGTCATCTACATGCAATACGCAGG ACTAATTCTTCTGTTGATGGAAGCTATTCATTCCCTCTACTGTTTGAGAGACTACCAGAAGTTAATCAAGAAGGCTCTCAGTGGACTGAATGTGAAATTGCAGATGCCATCAACTTGGTTAATAAAAATATTCAGAAATTGGACTCCTACTTATCTCTTATA GTTGCCAAACACCAAAAGCCAAAGAAAGTAACACAGTACTGGATTCGTTATACATGTGGTGCAGTTGGCCTATCTGTTTGTTCTATGTGGCTCCTGAGGCATAGTCGTTTGATGGGAAGTCCCGATATTGACAATTGGATTTGTGAAGCAAAGGACTCAGCCATTAGCTTCTTTAATGAACATGTGGAGCAACCG CTTCTGTTGATCAGAGATGACCTTTTTGAGACATTCAGGAAGAGACACAAAGGGGTAATGGAGATAGAAGAATTGCAGCTGACTGCAAATTCTTTGCACAG AATGTTAATGGCTTTTAGCGAGCAGACAAAAGGACAAAAGTTTCCCGAGAATGCATCAGATCAGGAAATGCTCGAAATAGTTATGGCAAG GTATGAGAAGGAACTtgtgaatcctattcaaaatcttCTGAGTGGGGAGCTTGCTCGTGCTTTGCTAATCCAG GTTCAGAAGCTAAAACTGGACATTGAGAC GGCAATGCTTGAACTCGATCAGATTCTCAAGGCTAATGAAATCAACTTTGCTATTTTAGCTGCCTTGCCAGCATTTTTTCTCTCTCTTATGCTGCTAATGTTAGTACGTGCATGGTTTAAACAG GATACTAAAGCAGTAGGAAGGGGGAGAATTGCTCGGTGCCAAAGGAGGCTACTCTTAGTGGAAGTTGAAAAAAGGATTTTGCAGTACCAATCATTTGTTGACCAAGGACTG GAAAAAGAGTCGCAATGCATGTTCGGATTGGTGTTATACAGTTTGGATTGCCTGTTTCATGCTGTTAAGAGGCATGCAAAAGAAACTGGTGAATGGCAATG
- the LOC110653321 gene encoding protein DGS1, mitochondrial isoform X4, translated as MEVHPSQDEPTGVKTIVSFYSNYLWNRFSTFLPSSDSKFLGQISNLFRQTARVSSSRRRHYIHLPLPSYTPESSLVVKESSVVYDVLEDIMEHIFVKLHSVEKNLQFWQSRAEGSNYRKLYFMIFERGPRAFVDGTVQLVQQCVVEGPSMQHLCQSASAYISERLAVLTTLRRVLATLLAEVYMEVDRCGKELVKDPEKSFPSLLVTINGLFSNLEASIGHLHAIRRTNSSVDGSYSFPLLFERLPEVNQEGSQWTECEIADAINLVNKNIQKLDSYLSLIVAKHQKPKKVTQYWIRYTCGAVGLSVCSMWLLRHSRLMGSPDIDNWICEAKDSAISFFNEHVEQPLLLIRDDLFETFRKRHKGVMEIEELQLTANSLHRMLMAFSEQTKGQKFPENASDQEMLEIVMARYEKELVNPIQNLLSGELARALLIQVQKLKLDIETAMLELDQILKANEINFAILAALPAFFLSLMLLMLVRAWFKQVQQPSLPDIMATSFKYCIGDELTDYSVL; from the exons ATGGAGGTCCATCCTTCCCAAGACGAGCCCACTGGGGTCAAAACCATTGTCTCATTCTACTCCAATTATCTATGGAACCGATTCTCCACTTTCCTTCCCTCCTCCGACTCAAAATTTCTCGGGCAAATCTCCAATCTCTTCCGTCAAACAGCCCGCGTCTCTTCTTCCAGACGCAGGCATTACATCCATCTCCCCTTGCCCTCCTACACTCCTGAATCTTCTCT GGTTGTGAAAGAGTCATCTGTAGTGTATGATGTTTTGGAGGACATAATGGAGCACATCTTTGTAAAATTGCATAGTGTAGAAAAGAATTTGCAATTTTGGCAATCTAGAGCAGAG GGATCTAATTATCGGAAATTATACTTTATGATCTTTGAGAGAGGGCCTCGAGCTTTCGTTGACGGAACAGTTCAGTTGGTGCAACAATGCGTTGTTGAGGGTCCTTCAATGCAGCATCTATGCCAATCTGCATCTGCTTATATATCTGAGAGGCTGGCTGTTTTAACCACATTAAGGCGCGTGCTTGCTACATTATTGGCTGAG GTTTACATGGAAGTTGATAGATGTGGAAAAGAGTTAGTGAAGGATCCAGAAAAGTCATTCCCCTCATTGCTAGTTACTATTAATGGTTTATTTTCAAATTTGGAGGCATCAATTGGTCATCTACATGCAATACGCAGG ACTAATTCTTCTGTTGATGGAAGCTATTCATTCCCTCTACTGTTTGAGAGACTACCAGAAGTTAATCAAGAAGGCTCTCAGTGGACTGAATGTGAAATTGCAGATGCCATCAACTTGGTTAATAAAAATATTCAGAAATTGGACTCCTACTTATCTCTTATA GTTGCCAAACACCAAAAGCCAAAGAAAGTAACACAGTACTGGATTCGTTATACATGTGGTGCAGTTGGCCTATCTGTTTGTTCTATGTGGCTCCTGAGGCATAGTCGTTTGATGGGAAGTCCCGATATTGACAATTGGATTTGTGAAGCAAAGGACTCAGCCATTAGCTTCTTTAATGAACATGTGGAGCAACCG CTTCTGTTGATCAGAGATGACCTTTTTGAGACATTCAGGAAGAGACACAAAGGGGTAATGGAGATAGAAGAATTGCAGCTGACTGCAAATTCTTTGCACAG AATGTTAATGGCTTTTAGCGAGCAGACAAAAGGACAAAAGTTTCCCGAGAATGCATCAGATCAGGAAATGCTCGAAATAGTTATGGCAAG GTATGAGAAGGAACTtgtgaatcctattcaaaatcttCTGAGTGGGGAGCTTGCTCGTGCTTTGCTAATCCAG GTTCAGAAGCTAAAACTGGACATTGAGAC GGCAATGCTTGAACTCGATCAGATTCTCAAGGCTAATGAAATCAACTTTGCTATTTTAGCTGCCTTGCCAGCATTTTTTCTCTCTCTTATGCTGCTAATGTTAGTACGTGCATGGTTTAAACAG GTCCAGCAGCCATCGTTGCCAGATATAATGGCTACAAGTTTCAAGTACTGCATTGGGGATGAGCTAACTGACTACAGTGTTTTGTAA
- the LOC110653323 gene encoding probable ribose-5-phosphate isomerase 1 — protein MILSSGFPSSSSPFFQMHFLFHLDFVCLASRVAKLRSKGSNGKENGGEPFVTDNRNYIVDLYFKRDIGSLKAASNAILRLAGVVEHDMFLDMANTVIVAGELGITIKNKHK, from the exons ATGATTCTATCATCTgggtttccttcttcttcttcacctttCTTTCAAATGCATTTCCTTTTTCATCTAGATTTTGTCTGCCTTGCAA GTCGTGTGGCCAAGCTGAGGAGTAAGGGTTCTAATGGCAAGGAGAACGGTGGGGAACCATTTGTTACCGATAATAGGAATTATATTGTGGATTTGTACTTCAAAAGAGATATTGGTAGTTTGAAAGCTGCAAGTAATGCAATTTTGAGGCTGGCAGGTGTTGTTGAGCATGACATGTTTCTTGACATGGCAAATACAGTCATTGTTGCAGGGGAACTTGGGATCACCATCAAGAATAAGCATAAGTAG
- the LOC131182809 gene encoding 3'-5' exonuclease-like produces MGVTIEELCCSSKTQKYLVTIHHRLVQATVTSSRTVVDRWIKDHLQAPCHHHQKIVGLDIEWRPTFIRGSGQNPLGILQLCISKCCLIFQIYQATCIPRPLCNALSNPNIIYTGVRISGETKKLSKDYDLETSCEAGIASLAAQAFDHKEFKRSGLKTLVEPIIGEELEKPKRVTMSNWDAKYLTPAQVKYACVDACYSYKLGKLLQV; encoded by the coding sequence ATGGGGGTCACCATTGAAGAACTTTGCTGTAGCAGTAAAACCCAGAAATACCTAGTCACCATCCACCACCGCCTTGTCCAGGCCACGGTTACCTCCTCACGGACTGTGGTAGACAGGTGGATCAAAGACCACCTTCAAGCCCCATGCCACCATCACCAGAAAATTGTTGGCCTTGACATAGAATGGCGTCCAACTTTCATACGCGGCAGCGGCCAGAATCCGTTGGGAATACTCCAACTCTGCATCAGCAAATGCTGCCTCATATTCCAAATTTACCAAGCTACCTGCATTCCTCGGCCCCTGTGCAACGCCCTCAGTAATCCTAACATTATCTACACTGGAGTTCGTATATCCGGTGAAACAAAGAAGCTTTCCAAGGACTATGACTTGGAGACATCTTGTGAAGCAGGTATTGCAAGTCTAGCTGCACAAGCATTTGATCACAAGGAATTTAAGAGATCCGGATTAAAGACTCTGGTGGAGCCTATTATTGGGGAAGAATTGGAAAAGCCAAAGCGTGTGACTATGAGTAACTGGGATGCTAAGTACCTTACTCCTGCTCAAGTGAAGTATGCTTGTGTTGATGCTTGTTATTCATATAAACTAGGAAAGCTACTGCAAGTATAG
- the LOC131183363 gene encoding uncharacterized protein LOC131183363: MLGEGSQMGDKCSVKRSVIGRHCRIGSNVKVVNSVIMNHVTIGDGCSIQGSVICSNVHLQERVGLKDFQVGAGFVVTAGCEYKGESLARKEK, translated from the exons ATGCTAGGGGAAGGTTCACAAATGGGTGATAAATGCAGTGTGAAACGGTCTGTAATTGGTCGTCACTGCCGGATAGGTTCTAACGTGAAG GTTGTTAATTCAGTTATCATGAACCATGTTACCATTGGAGATGGTTGTTCCATCCAAGGTTCTGTGATTTGCAGCAATGTACATCTCCAAGAGCGAGTTGGGCTGAAAGATTTTCAG GTTGGAGCAGGTTTTGTGGTTACTGCAGGCTGTGAGTACAAGGGAGAGTCCTTGGCCAGAAAAGAGAAATGA
- the LOC110653328 gene encoding LOW QUALITY PROTEIN: feruloyl CoA ortho-hydroxylase F6H1-3 (The sequence of the model RefSeq protein was modified relative to this genomic sequence to represent the inferred CDS: substituted 1 base at 1 genomic stop codon), translating into MSTATPNASSDVLDFVVHKANGLKVLVDTGLQSLPRQYIQPPERRLHASQVITQESIPIIDVSNWDDPQHVESIFEAASKWGFFQIINHGIPQEILDHLQDAAHGFFGLPNEERKKFWKGKSPTDTVFLATSFTPLKEKVLEWKDYLSFRYIPGDEKSQALWPSVCKDPVLDYMKRAEMVIKKLLELLLTKLNVREIDKEKEYALMGSLTINLNXYPHCPNPELVTGVGCHSDISSITVLLQDDIGGPYVRGIEEDSWIHIPPVNGALVINIGDVLQIMSNDQYKSIEHRVVANGSKNRVSVPIFVNPGPDALIGPLPEVLETGAAPRYKPILFSDYFSYFFSKGHDGKNSINYAKI; encoded by the exons ATGTCAACCGCTACTCCAAATGCCTCCTCTGATGTACTTGATTTTGTGGTGCACAAAGCAAACGGCTTAAAGGTTTTAGTTGATACAGGTCTTCAATCCCTTCCTCGCCAATATATCCAACCACCAGAACGAAGGTTGCATGCAAGCCAAGTCATTACCCAAGAATCCATACCCATTATTGATGTCTCCAATTGGGATGATCCACAACATGTAGAATCAATCTTTGAAGCTGCAAGCAAGTGGGGTTTCTTTCAGATTATCAATCATGGGATTCCACAAGAGATTCTTGATCATTTACAGGATGCAGCTCATGGGTTCTTTGGGTTACCCaatgaagaaagaaagaagttttGGAAAGGGAAATCCCCAACTGATACTGTGTTCCTTGCAACAAGTTTTACTCCTCTAAAGGAGAAGGTGCTGGAGTGGAAAGATTATCTGAGCTTTCGTTATATCCCTGGAGATGAAAAGTCTCAGGCACTCTGGCCTTCTGTATGCAA GGATCCAGTGCTGGATTATATGAAGAGGGCTGAAATGGTTATCAAAAAGCTGTTAGAGCTGCTACTGACAAAACTCAATGTGAGGGAGATTGACAAAGAAAAAGAATATGCCTTAATGGGTTCGCTAACGATTAACCTGAACTAGTATCCTCATTGCCCTAATCCTGAACTTGTGACCGGAGTAGGCTGTCATTCTGATATTTCATCCATCACAGTCCTCCTACAAGATGACATTGGCGGGCCTTATGTTCGAGGAATTGAAGAGGATAGCTGGATTCATATCCCACCAGTTAATGGAGCACTTGTGATCAATATTGGAGATGTGCTGCAGATAATGAGCAATGACCAATATAAAAGTATAGAGCATCGTGTGGTTGCCAATGGAAGCAAGAATAGGGTTTCAGTTCCTATCTTTGTCAATCCAGGACCTGATGCTCTAATTGGACCTCTACCAGAAGTGCTAGAGACTGGAGCAGCACCCAGATATAAGCCAATTCTCTTTTCAGATTACTTCAGTTATTTCTTTAGCAAAGGTCATGACGGGAAAAATTCTATCAACTATGCAAAGATATGA